The DNA sequence atagaactttcggtagccggaataggaactaatcttcctaaaattagacaaataaaactttgattaaagaaaaaaacgaagtaattatatcaattttaaaatgtctattgccccccaatagacatttcgaTTAccaaaatgagaactaatttttctaaactacacaaatataactttgattaaagaaaaaaaagagaagattacattaattcaaaatgtctattgccccccattAGACATCTATttgggcaatagacatctattgcccctcaatagacctgTATTAGCCTTGACATAACACATTTTGTATCTTGTTACTCCAATAATTTACATTTTATATTACCAAAATTTCTCCTTCTGAAAACAAGAATTACCAAATAAGTACTACTGTGTATATGCGTTGTACTATAAAAACAATGGCCACTTACAAAGCACATCTCTAACAACAGCCAAGTTGAGCTCAGAGTCATCTCCAATCATTGAACAAAGAAACTGTTTAGCTTCCTCTTCCCCACTAGCATCTCCATTTTTTGAACCACTGAGCTTCGTCATCCTCGACCTCACATTCTCTTTGCCCAACACATTCAAAACCGTTCCGGCCGACGCAACCACCCTCTTCTGCTTATTCCTAAAACCCCTCTCGCTCACTAAATTCTGAACACAACCCAACTCAAACCCCTCGGACGAACCCGGCCCGGAAGTTGAGCCCGTATCAGATTCGGACACGCCGCTGGACAAGGAACTCGTGAACTGATCGTCGGAGCCGGTATCAAAACTGGAAACGCCGCTCAACGTGAAGCTCGTGAATGGCTCGTCTGAGGTGTCTACCAGAGACTGGACCAAAATCTCGGCGCCCTTGTTCGGGTGGCCTTTGGCTTCGCGAAAGGCCGAAACGGCGTCATCGACTAAGACCGAAGAGAAGGCCTCCGTCAGCATGGCCACTACCTTCTGCTCGGCGTCGTCTTTGGGGGAGCGGCCGGCTTCGGATCTGCCGGCGagctcttcttccttctcctcctcgtCTGCTTCTTCATCGTCAACGATAAGAACAGTTTCTTGTTCTTGCGGCCCTCCTCCTTCTGCTCGATGTGCTCCTCGACGGTGAGCTCCTACGCCGTGGTGGACCCATCTCCTCATAGCGCACCACCTGCTCGGTGAGCTTGGCCAAGTAGACGTGCTAGTCTCTGGTTAGGTTATCAGGGATGGAGGACGCcattgaagagagagagagagagagagagagagagagagagagaggggggggggatgAGAGAGATCGATGTTTGAGTGGCATGATGGTAGTTTGTTAATTAGAttaagggcaaaatggtcatttgattttaaattgggttagtgggaacaaaaatatgttactggggtaagtgagataattttggctGATTTTGATGCTATTGGTCGAGAACCCTATtaattatttgtaaaagtaaattggagGTCTtgtaccaaaaaataaaaataaattggaggtctattaaATGGAGAGGTCTAATAAATGccaattttagaggtatgaatagaaactaaaaaaaaaaaacaataatgttaaagtaaaaatgagatggaattggtctactcatttcattccatagtccctttatatagggatagaattacaacggaaatatgaattacattaaatacattgaatgctgattgatctttaatcgtgctgattgatggtaatcattgattccttgattccctctccgtcagttgctttgacgaaggcacataatctgtttttcctttaacactcccccttgtgccaagtcaaagacgaaatggtgcatgagttgttgcctcactaaaaaccttgccaagtaacaaaaaaccatgtgggacaaaaaatacaccttggtcgaaggaaaagagcccaacgcaccttttacatttgagtatgacatgtgtgtgttagactccccctgacgtctacacctccccctgatacttacattaatcaggggagcttgaaaagtcttcgcattcctatgctcttcacatgtttctcaaatatggccttaggcaaggatttggtgaacaaatctaccACATTCTCCTcggaccttacttgattcacttgaatcttgaggagagcatgttgttgctgattgtagaaaaactttggcgatatgtgttttgtgttatcactcttgatataacctagcttcatctgttcaatgcaagctgcattatcttcataaatgcaagtaggcacttcagtggtagaactcaaaccactagtccctcgaatatgtgtaatgatagctcttaaccatatacactcacgaaccgcctcatgtagagcaatgatctctgagtggtttgaggaggtagccacaagggtttgcttggttgatctctaagatatcgccgtgttcccaatggtaaatacataaccagtttggaaacgacctttatgtgggtcagagaggtacccagtatcagcaaaaccaaccaaaacgtcatttggcgtttcggtgtagggagtggcgctctcgccatcaacatttcctttagggattgcagttccatctgcgatccctcttgtctctctgtagggaaagaacagtcccaagtcaatggttccttttaggtatcgaaaatgttcttgataccattccagtgacgttgcgttggcgctgagctaaatctagctaacaaatttactgagaatgcaatgtctggtcgagtacattgagctaagtacaataatgtgcctattgcatttagatagggaatttcagctcccaacaccatttcgtcatcttcctttggacgaaatggatctttctttgcatccaatcttcgaccgatcatgggagtactagcaggatgcgctttgtccatgttaaattgcctgacttttggacatacgcagactggtggattagtattccacaaactcggtgttttagttcaaggcctagatagaatcgagttttcccaagatccttcatctcaaattcggatttcaagtagcttgcggtttctcttatttcatcaagagtacctattatgttcat is a window from the Rosa chinensis cultivar Old Blush chromosome 2, RchiOBHm-V2, whole genome shotgun sequence genome containing:
- the LOC112183953 gene encoding SMR domain-containing protein At5g58720-like, with protein sequence MRRWVHHGVGAHRRGAHRAEGGGPQEQETVLIVDDEEADEEEKEEELAGRSEAGRSPKDDAEQKVVAMLTEAFSSVLVDDAVSAFREAKGHPNKGAEILVQSLVDTSDEPFTSFTLSGVSSFDTGSDDQFTSSLSSGVSESDTGSTSGPGSSEGFELGCVQNLVSERGFRNKQKRVVASAGTVLNVLGKENVRSRMTKLSGSKNGDASGEEEAKQFLCSMIGDDSELNLAVVRDVLCKWPLFL